The genome window CTGCCCTTGGCCGCGCAGGAAGCGGCCGTGGTGGAGGACCTGCTGTACGTGTTGGTGGGGGTGGACGGCAGGTACGTCACTGCCCAGCCGCTCACCGGGAGGCAGGGCCGCACCTTCCTCGTGGACCCCAACCTGGACTTGTCCATCCGGGAGTTGGTGAGCCGGATCCTCCCCGTGGCGGCCAGCTACTCCACCGTGGCCAGGTGTGTGAGCCAGGGCCTGCCGCCCGGCCCTTTGAAACACCCTCTGCGGGAGCCCGCACCAGAGCCTGGGGCTCCCTGGCGTCTGCGTCTGCGTCTTCCTCTCAGAAAGGCTGCTCTCGGCCCCTGCCTCCTGGGGTGGGCATCCTCGGGGACTCGAGTCCTGCGCGGACCCCTCAGGAACAGCCCGAGCACGGGCATCTCTGCTTCTTCACCGAGTGGGGGCCTGAGCACAGCTGCCTCTGCACACAGGTTCATTGAGGAGAAGGCCTCCTTCGAGTACGGGCAGGTGAACCACGCCCTGGCCGCCGCCATGCGCACGCTGGTGAAGGAGTACCTGATCCTGGTCACGCAGCTGGAGCAGCTGCAGAGGCAGGGCCTCCTGTCACTGCAGAAACTCTGGTTCTACGTGCAGCCGGCCATGCGCACCGTGGACATCCTGGCCTCCCTGGGTACCACCTGCCCCTGCGGGCGAGAGTAGGGCAGAGCCCCCGTGGGAGGTGCTACAGCAGGGTCTGGGGCTCGGGCCGTGTCTCCAGCAGGTGCACAGTGTGGGTGTCACCTCAGGAAGGAGCCCTGTTCTCGTGGCGAAGGAGGGGGCCAGGGTGGAGGCCCTTGGGAAGAGGGTTGGGGGGGGCTTTGGCACTGAACCCCTCCCCCCTCGCAGCCACGTCTGTGGACAAAGGTGAGTGTGTGGGGGGCTCCACACTCAGCCTGCTGCACGACCGCAGCTTCAGCTACACGGGGGACAGCCAGGCGCAGGAGCTGTGCCTCTACCTCACCAAGGCCGCCAGCGCGCCCTACTTTGAGATCCTGGAGAAGTGGATCTACAGAGGCATCATCAACGACCCGTACAGGTGAGGTGCCTGCAGGACCCCCGGCTGCTGTCGTGCCGAGCCGGGACCCTGCCATGGGGCGGGCTGAGGGGCTCTCCCTGCAGTCCACATAGTGTGTTTACTGCCAGGCTGGTGCCCCGGCTCAGGGAACCCTTCCGCTGAGGCGTTTGATCAGAGCATTGGGGAAGTGTGTGGCGTCCAAATCGGGTGTCGTCACCGGGGACCCAGACGCCAGCCTCGCACCACAGGCTCCTCCCGGTGCAGCTTTAGCCAcgccgtggggggggggggggggcagccttcCCAGCTCAGTAGACGGGGCTTCACTCTGAGCCCCAGAGCGGGGTGGGCGGTCTCCTCACTCCCACGGGGCACCCCGGCTCCCCCCCGCTCCCCCCAGCGAGTTCATGGTGGAGGAGCACGAGCTGCGGAAGGAGAAGATCCAGGAGGACTACAACGACAAGTACTGGGACCAGAGGTACACGGTGGTCCAGCGGCAGATTCCGTCCTTCCTGCAGAAGATGGCCGGCAAGATCCTCAGCACTGGTGAGCAGCCACCCGGCCCTGCCTCCTGCACAGCGTGCCCCCGCCCCCATGTCTGGGACCAGCCGTCTGTTGCTCGTTGCCGTTGGCCTTCTAGAACTTGGACCCCTTGTAGGAAAAATGACGGCGAGCTTGTGAGGTTTCGCACCCTACAGCTAGCTCTCTGACTCCAGCTGGGGTCTCAGACACGGCCAGTGAGGTGCTGTCTTCCTGGAGTTCACGTGGGCCCGTCTCCCGTATCCTGGGCAGGCCTGCTGTTCACAGGTGTCAGGTCCCCCAGGGTCGGGGCCCCGTGCCCCTCCTCAGGTTTGGTGGTGTCCTCTCGTACTGCGAGTTCAGGCTAGTGAGAGAGGACGAGACAAGCTGCCTGTGACGACTGCTGCGAAGGTCTAAGCGGGAGCCTCTGCTCCGTGGGGTCGGAGCCCCTCTGTTAGTGCCAGGGGAGCTCTCTGTCGCCGCACTCTGGGGGCTGCAGCCTCCAGCCCTGCTCCTCGAGGCTGGGCTGGGTGGACCGTCACATGGTCCTGGGCCCCAGCCCCGTCCTGAAGCTGTTTCCgggtccccagcatcaccccaTTAGCATAAATCCAGGTTGGTTGAAAGGGACACACGGCTTGAGTGACACTTCGGGGCGTCAGGGGCTCAGGGCCCGGCAGCGTTTCTTACTACATCAGATGATGTCACACTCACTCTGGGATGTTGGCCGTAGCTTGGGGGTGTGACTTGGAAACGCCGGTGGGGTGCGGGAGCAGGGAGGTTAGAATCTGCTTCTTAAAGACTCCAGAAGCTCCGTCTTGCTCTTGACGGGCAGCAGCCAGCTCTAAACAGAGACCGCGGCAGCTCCAGGGCCGTGCAGGGCCTTCGTGGGGCCAGCTGGCTGCCCAGGAAGCTTCGGGAGCCGGGCCTGCGTGTGCTCCGGCGTGCGTGCAGGGCGTTGGTGAGTGGCTCAGGCCCGAGTTACTGTGTATGTAACAGCTTGCAATCTCTTGAGGGAAATACTTGAACGTGGTCAGAGAGTGCGGTCATGATGTCACCTGCCCGGTGGCCAAAGAGGTCATCTACACGCTGAAGGAGCGGGCGTACGTGGAGCAGATCGAGAAGGCCTTCAACTACGCCAGCAAGGTGCTGCTGGACTTCCTGATGGAGGAGCAGGAGCTGCTGGCTCACCTGAGGTGCGGCCCCCGCCGCCcggcagccccaggctcccctgcCCGTCACCCCGACCTGTCCTTGCCGCCGGCCAGGCCCGTGGGGCTGTCCTGGGGCCACGGTCGGGCGTGTGCGCTTGCCAGCCCGTCGCAGCCCTGGCAGGGACACGGTGCCCGGGGGAGGCCGGCAAGGTCTTGCTGCGTGCCCTGCCCGGCCCTCCCCATGCAGCTGCAGAGAACCTCGGCCCTGCCGGCACGGCCAGGTCTTGCTGACGTCCACTCGCCCCGCCCGGCCCTGTGTAGGTCCATCAAGCGCTACTTCCTGATGGACCAGGGGGACTTCTTCGTGCACTTCATGGACCTCACAGAGGAGGAGCTCAAGAAGCCGGTGGCTGATATCACCCCCACGCGGCTGGAGGCGCTGCTGGAGCTGGCGCTGCGTATGAGCACCGCCAACACCGACCCCTTCAAGGACGACCTCAAGGTGGGCGCCGGCGGCGGGCTCGGGACTGCGCTGCGCTGCAGTGTTGGTGTGTGTGCCGTGTCCAGCTGCGGCCGCTGGcatgagctctggctggtggcggagctgaggactgaacctgggtcacctCTTAGGCTGCCGCTGCTCAGTGGTTTTCtgtttgtgtttattttcttttgttgcccttgttttattgttgtagttatgactgttgttattgatgccatcgttgttggataggacagagagaaaatggaagggggggagacagacacctgcagacctgcctcaccgcttgtgaagtgactcgcctgcaggtggggagccgggggctcgaaccgggatccttgcgcttcgcaccacctgcgcttaacccgctgtgctaccgcctgactcccaccactcGAGCTTTTTAGAGAGTTCTTCTTTGTGATGAGAGAGGGCTGCGCGGGGCTGGCACATGTAGTGCCGGGGCTTGGGCTTGAGGTCTTTAGAGCCCCACTCTGTATCCCCTGGGCAGgcacttcctcctcttctcctgcgttggcccttcttccgtagccagtcgacagcgtcaggttgagcctcatgtcaagtttcgaggcctcctttgagtctggagaggcTGGTCTTTCTCCTGGTTTAGAGTGGGGCTGCTTCTTTCAGGCTTTTCTTTCCcccacagggtgtgtgtgtgtgagtgtgtgtgtgtgagtgtgggtgtgagtgtgtgagtgagtgtgtgtgtgagtgtgtgaatgtgtgtgtgtgagtgtgtgtgtgtgtgtgagtgtgtgtgtgtgagtgtgtgtgtgtgggtgtgagtgtgtgtgtgtgagtgtgtgcgtgtgtgtgtgtgagtgtgtgtgagtgtgtgtgtgtgggtgtgagtgtgtgtgtgagtgtgtgcgtgtgtgtgtgagtgtgtgagtgtgtgtgggtgtgagtgtgtgtgtgcgtgtgtgtgtgtgagtgtgtgcgtgtgtgtgtgtgagtgtgtgagtgtgtgggtgtgagtgtgtgtgtgtgagtgtgtgcgtgtgtgtgtgtgagtgtgtgagtgtgtgtgtgtgggtgtgagtgtgtgcgtgtgtgagtgtgtgtgagtgtgtgtgtgggtgtgagtgtgtgtgtgtgagtgtgtgtgtgtgagtgagtgtgtgcgtgtgtgtgtgtgagtgtgtgtgagtgtgtgtgtgggtgtgtgtgagtgtgtgtgggtgtgagtgtgtgtgtgtgagtgtgtgcgtgtgtgtgtgtgtgtgggtgtgtgcgtgtgtgtgtgtttctgagttGTAAGGTTGGTGTCTGCTTTAAcctggtctttttttaaaaataaatttatttattcccttttgttggccttgttgctttactgttgcagttattgttgttgttattgacgttgttggagaggacagagagaaatggagagaggaggggaagacagagagggggagagaaagacagacacctgcagacctgcttcaccgcctgtgaagcgactcccctgcaggtggggagccgggggctcgaaccgggatccttacgccggtccctgcgctttgcgccacgtgcgctcaacccgctgcgccgccgcccgacGCCTTGTCGTGGTCTTTTTAGTCACTCGCAGCCGCGCTTTCTCTGCATCCTAGAAGCCAGATATTTGTGCCTTCAGCCCGTTTGTGTGTGGGGGCGCCTGTAAGCTTCCACTCTGCGTCCTGAGCTGGAGAGAGCTCTCTGCGGAGCCTGGCCTCCCCGCTCATCGGCCCAGACTCAGCCCAGCACCCGGGGGCAGAGCCTGGCGCTGCAGAGTCTCCGTGACACGTCTTCACTTCCTCGTGTCCCCAGCTGTTTCTGCCCCTCCCGGCATTCCCCTGACTTGCggctgtttgtgtgtgtttgggttttttttgaggCATTTGTGCCTTTTCTGCCTTTCCAGCTACTGATGGCTAGTTCTGTCCCGTTCGGTTTTGTGTCATTGACTGGGACGTGGTCTGCGGCCTGACCGGGCCTGGCCGAGAGAAGGAGGAACGTCCTGCCGTGTGTGTCCCTTCCTGGAGCTGGGCTGGGCGTCTTGCCCATTTCCACCTCCTACCCGTCCTTGCTCCCTGTAGCTCGGGGTCTGTAGGTGGGAGTGTGGCTGCAGCCGGGTGCCAGTGCGGCGGCATTACAGGGTGGGCTCGCCGGTCTGGGCAGTGTCCACGGGTAGCGAGCAGCTAGTGCGCCTGTGATTGCTGACAGACTCCGCGGCTGAGGCTGAGGGTCCCTGCTGCCGCCCCTGCTCACAGGCTCCGCCTTCCTCCGGCCGGCCCCTGGGACCCTGCACTTGTCGTGTGGGCCACCAGGGGGCGATCTTAAAGCGCGTCCTCTGCCGCTTCCAGTTGAGTAGGAAGAGCTCAGTCTCTGGATTTGGGTTTTCAGCTGGGTGGCTTTGAAGGCCCATTCCAGGATTTGGAGTCAGCGACTTGACCTGAGTCTGGGACACTCCTGCCTGGCTTGGGGGGTGGAGACAGTGCTGGGAGCTGTGTTTTGTCTCCCCCCAGATCGACCTCATGCCTCACGACCTCATCACGCAGCTCCTGCGCGTCCTGGCCATTGAGACCAAGCAGGAGAAGGCCGTGGTTCACGCAGACCCCACCGAGCTCACACTCACGGGTCTGGAAGCCTTCTCTTTCGACTACGTGGTCAAGTGGCCTCTGTCCCTGATCATTAACAGGTGCCTGTCTGTCCCTGGGCTCCAGCTCGGAGCCTCGGGTTGCCCGGAGGGCGCGGTCCCCACTCTGTGTCCTCGTGGTGCAGGGGACACGTCCCCACGTCCCCTCTCCCACCGCCTGTCCACCAGAGCGTGCGCGCTAGTGTGCGTGCCATCCTAGAAGCCGGAGGGCGGCAGAGCCCGCGGGCGCCTGCCCAGCCCGTGTGTCCTCCCCGCAGGAAAGCTCTGACCCGCTACCAGATGCTCTTCCGACACATGTTCTACTGCAAGCACGTGGAGCGGCAGCTGTGCAGCGTCTGGATCAGCAACAAGGCTGCCAAGCAGTGCTCACTGCACTCCGCCAAGTGGTGCGTCCTCACCCTCCAGCCTGTGGCGGCGCACTGTCCCCAGTGCTGTGCTGTGACCCCGCGGCGGGCGACCTTTCCTGGGTCTCGGACCCACGTGGTGCCGGTTTGTTTGTACCAGCGTGCGCACCCCACCCAGCAGAGTGGTTGCCCCTCAcatctttaaaactttttttttttttttgcctccaggattgttgccggggctcaatgcctgcaccacgaacccactgttcctggaggccatttttttcccctttttttgtttttttgttgttactctggttgttttaccattattgtggttattatcatcattgttattgacgtcattgttgtaggacaggacagagagaaatggagagaggaggggaagacagagagggggagagaaagacagacacctgcagacctgcttcaccacctgtgaagcgactcccctgcaggtggggaaccgggggctcgaacccggatccttccgccattccttgcgctttgtgccacgtgcgcttaacccgctgcgctaccacccgactcccctttaaaATGGTTTTATGGCCATCTAGGTGATCCGGTGGGCAGCGCTGGctcaagccctggcatcacatggggtGGTGGAAACAGGCAGCCCAGCCTGGACAGCTGAGTGTCACTTTGTGTGTCTCCTCTCTGCCCTTCTGCTCTGAAGGTGCGGGGTGGCATTTAAGCTTTGTAAACGTAAACCTTCGTTGACACGAGAAACGTGCTGACTCAGCCTACCGCAGGATGAGTGGAACCCCGCACCCGCTGCAGTGCCCTGTCCCTCATCCTCTGTGTTTGTGTCTGAACGGGCAGTCGGGCAGCAGCGGCAGGCGGGCACGTAAACGGGGTTCGGGGAGGGTGGTGGCTCGGTGGCAGGCCCTTAGGGGACCCGGACGCCATCCCTCAGCCTGCTCCGTAGCCCGGCCTGCCCGCCTGTGTGCGTGCTTCCCGACCCGGGCAGCGCTGGGATCTGTGCCGAGCCTGTGCCCGAGGGGCACGTCCGGCCCTGCCCGCGTGCCCGAGTCATGGCCGCCCCCCTCAGGTTTGCGGGGGCCTTCACGCTGCGGCAGCGGATGCTCAACTTTGTGCAGAACATCCAGTGCTACATGATGTTTGAGGTGATGGAGCCCACCTGGCACGTCCTGGAGAAGAACCTGAGGAGTGTGAGTTCTGGGCCTCAGCCTGTTGAGTCTGCTCGcgactgaggggaggaggggggaccAGGACGTCACTCCGTTCACCTTGGGACCCCCTGTCTGCAAGTCAGGGTTCCGCGTGCTTTGCGCCTGCTCGCGGGGCCTGCGGAAACCGTGCTTCCCCTGTCCCTGCTGAGCATTGAGAGGGGCGCACGGGGCCCTTCCGCCGCGGTGCAGTGCGCCTCGAGGCGGCGGAGGCTGGAGGGAGGGGGTGTCGTCCCCACCTTCTCAGGAGAGCGCGGACCCCTTGGACCTGGTGGTGGGTGCGTGTGCCTGAACGGGAGCCGTGTGAGGGAGGGTGGGCGTGTGTGGTGCGTGAGCAGGGCAGGCCCCCAGACCGGCCGTGTGTGCAGGGCCAGGCGCCGGCAGAGTGGTCAGCTGGCTGGTGGCCGCCTGCCGGAAGTCTCCCGCCGCTGATGGCAGCGGCAGGGAGCGATGGGGCCAGCGCctgctcctttctttccctctgaccACCGAGACCTCTGGGCGGCTTGCTGTTTCTGTGAGCGTGATGTGGGGTTCTGCCTCAGAAGCTCAGTGCTGGGGCGGGGAGGCCTCGCACTCAGCATCCGGGGACACGGCTCTGAGGTGTCCCCACAGGCCTGCAACATTGACGACGTGCTGGGCCACCACACGGGTTTCCTGGACTCCTGCCTCAAAGACTGCATGCTGACCAAC of Erinaceus europaeus chromosome 14, mEriEur2.1, whole genome shotgun sequence contains these proteins:
- the TUBGCP2 gene encoding gamma-tubulin complex component 2, whose protein sequence is MSEFRIHHDVSELLGLLRVQGGDGAEAYTDLLQRNRTPYVTTTVSAHGAKVKIAEFSRTPEDFLKKYDELRSKNTRSLDPLVYLLSKLTEDKETLQYLQQNAKERAELTASAAAGGAPSFGAATVSSKISMQELEELRKQLGSVAMGSTLQQSLELTRKVLREKQYKKNLGQHLPTFPAWVYERPTLAGDFLTGLGPSTDVAVPIGSLPLAAQEAAVVEDLLYVLVGVDGRYVTAQPLTGRQGRTFLVDPNLDLSIRELVSRILPVAASYSTVARFIEEKASFEYGQVNHALAAAMRTLVKEYLILVTQLEQLQRQGLLSLQKLWFYVQPAMRTVDILASLATSVDKGECVGGSTLSLLHDRSFSYTGDSQAQELCLYLTKAASAPYFEILEKWIYRGIINDPYSEFMVEEHELRKEKIQEDYNDKYWDQRYTVVQRQIPSFLQKMAGKILSTGKYLNVVRECGHDVTCPVAKEVIYTLKERAYVEQIEKAFNYASKVLLDFLMEEQELLAHLRSIKRYFLMDQGDFFVHFMDLTEEELKKPVADITPTRLEALLELALRMSTANTDPFKDDLKIDLMPHDLITQLLRVLAIETKQEKAVVHADPTELTLTGLEAFSFDYVVKWPLSLIINRKALTRYQMLFRHMFYCKHVERQLCSVWISNKAAKQCSLHSAKWFAGAFTLRQRMLNFVQNIQCYMMFEVMEPTWHVLEKNLRSACNIDDVLGHHTGFLDSCLKDCMLTNPALLRIFSKLMSVCVMFTNCMQRFTESVKLDSELGRLTLEHGTMLGPPTEAERVEEHTRKELARKHLAEHVDAPQLASSFEATINRFDKNFSAHLLDLLTRLSVYSTSDCEHGMASVISRLDFNGFYTERLERLSAERSQSVPPHVPGPRGPPAPTPRVAVTAQ